The following coding sequences are from one Candidatus Ozemobacteraceae bacterium window:
- a CDS encoding SNF2-related protein, translated as MMTNSMTVKRGGGVKSPLVQINSVGHAGVAFQVKGKAFQEGYLFLTPEMLRLFPFKEELSSILFVDDAEVVYSAIYHKARGYMVCLSFGEWWEKNQMREGDQIGIELISLAERRYRLYRVVPDAEKLAAKSDEVKITMRSGGDLPIQYTSGNLEVLRKLIAGDFSPYAETGLILQGEEMNARGDDQELMSLATCFGVSAYQHQLNTVHSVLGRYNGRALLADEVGLGKTIEAGLILKEYLLRGMVRKVLILTPALLITQWQQELKTKFDLSFKNHNEISDWEQSDLVIASLDTAKSQKNQKSVQKVNYDLLIIDEAHKLKNKKTQNWKFVNSIKTKYLLMLTATPIQNDLIELFNLITILKPGHLSTLQKFKSDFLAERDKRIPKNSLKLRAMLSEIMIRHRRSDTMIKFPQRFVHTQAINLKPDEARLYSELTDFIRRRYFTLPTHNNPRGINRLTLILLQKLMGSSTQALKRALTKMISSNFYKDDFDESLKRLLDLANNVGMSRKTEVLLELLGNLNEKLIIFTQFRGTQDYLADLLREKGYSVSIFNGQLSQAEKDACIESFRNKNQILISTESGGEGRNLQFCKVLVNYDLPWNPMRIEQRIGRIHRLGQTDDVHIINLSASDTIESYVLELLDKKINMFRLIIGELEMILGNMHSKKTLEQIIIDIVTMSPNQEAMKRKFQTLGNKLEKALKIHQDITRAQEDIFNGNE; from the coding sequence ATGATGACGAACTCGATGACCGTGAAGCGGGGAGGGGGCGTGAAGTCGCCGCTCGTCCAGATCAACAGTGTCGGCCACGCCGGCGTCGCGTTCCAGGTCAAGGGGAAGGCGTTCCAGGAGGGATATCTGTTTCTCACCCCCGAAATGCTCCGCCTGTTCCCCTTCAAGGAGGAGCTCAGTTCGATCCTGTTCGTCGACGACGCCGAAGTTGTATATTCAGCGATATATCACAAGGCCCGCGGCTACATGGTCTGCCTGTCCTTCGGCGAATGGTGGGAGAAGAACCAGATGCGCGAAGGGGATCAGATCGGCATCGAGCTGATCAGCCTGGCCGAGCGCCGCTACCGGCTGTATCGCGTCGTTCCCGATGCGGAAAAACTTGCCGCGAAATCCGACGAGGTCAAGATCACGATGCGCTCCGGCGGAGACCTGCCGATCCAGTATACGTCGGGGAACCTCGAAGTCCTTCGCAAGCTGATCGCCGGCGATTTCTCCCCCTACGCCGAGACCGGGCTGATCCTTCAGGGCGAGGAAATGAACGCCCGCGGCGATGACCAGGAGCTGATGTCGCTCGCCACGTGTTTCGGCGTCTCGGCGTATCAGCATCAGCTGAACACCGTTCACAGCGTGCTCGGGCGCTACAACGGCCGCGCCCTGCTCGCGGACGAGGTCGGTCTGGGCAAAACCATCGAAGCGGGGCTGATTCTCAAGGAATACCTGCTTCGCGGCATGGTGCGTAAGGTCCTGATCCTCACGCCGGCCTTGCTGATCACGCAGTGGCAGCAGGAACTCAAGACCAAGTTCGACCTCAGCTTCAAGAACCACAACGAGATTTCCGACTGGGAGCAGTCCGACCTGGTCATCGCCTCGCTCGACACCGCGAAAAGCCAGAAGAACCAGAAATCGGTCCAGAAGGTCAACTACGACCTGCTGATCATCGATGAAGCGCACAAGCTGAAGAACAAAAAAACGCAGAACTGGAAGTTCGTGAACTCGATCAAGACGAAGTATCTGCTGATGCTCACCGCGACGCCGATCCAGAACGACCTGATCGAACTGTTCAACCTGATCACGATCCTCAAGCCGGGCCACCTGTCGACCCTGCAGAAGTTCAAGAGCGACTTTCTGGCCGAGCGCGACAAGCGCATTCCGAAAAACTCGCTGAAACTGCGGGCCATGCTGTCGGAGATCATGATCCGACACCGCCGCAGCGACACGATGATCAAGTTCCCCCAGCGGTTCGTCCATACCCAGGCGATCAATCTCAAGCCCGACGAGGCGCGCCTGTACAGCGAACTGACCGACTTCATCCGTCGCCGCTACTTTACCCTGCCGACCCACAACAATCCTCGCGGCATCAATCGCCTCACCCTCATCCTCCTGCAGAAACTGATGGGAAGCTCGACGCAGGCGCTCAAACGGGCGCTCACGAAGATGATTTCCAGCAACTTCTACAAGGACGATTTCGACGAATCCCTCAAGCGGCTTCTCGATCTCGCCAACAACGTCGGCATGTCGAGAAAAACCGAGGTCCTTCTGGAACTGCTCGGCAATCTCAACGAGAAGCTGATCATCTTCACGCAGTTCCGCGGCACCCAGGATTATCTCGCAGACCTGCTTCGCGAGAAAGGGTATTCGGTCTCGATCTTCAACGGACAGCTGTCGCAGGCCGAGAAGGATGCGTGCATCGAGTCGTTCCGGAACAAGAACCAGATCCTGATCTCGACCGAGTCCGGCGGCGAAGGCCGCAACCTGCAGTTCTGCAAGGTGCTCGTCAACTACGATCTGCCCTGGAACCCGATGCGCATCGAACAGCGAATCGGTCGTATCCACCGCCTCGGGCAGACAGACGACGTTCATATCATCAACCTCAGCGCGAGCGACACGATCGAGTCCTACGTGCTCGAGCTGCTCGACAAGAAGATCAACATGTTCCGCCTCATCATCGGCGAGCTCGAAATGATTCTTGGCAATATGCATTCGAAGAAGACGCTCGAGCAGATCATCATCGATATCGTGACGATGTCGCCCAACCAGGAAGCGATGAAGCGCAAGTTCCAGACGCTCGGCAACAAGCTCGAAAAGGCCCTCAAGATCCATCAGGACATCACCCGCGCCCAGGAGGACATCTTCAATGGAAACGAGTAA